One Perca flavescens isolate YP-PL-M2 chromosome 16, PFLA_1.0, whole genome shotgun sequence genomic window, tttgaatcaTTAAATAAGATCTGATACCAAAATTGTATTAACTTTGCATCTGTTATCATTCAAAAACCACATGAACCAAATACCCAGGTTCCATGCAAAGTGAATATGTTTAGCACTACATATTCTATTTAGAAAGGCctaaaacatataaaataaaaaccaaataaAACCAAGGACATATAATTTGTATTCgtcattaatttatttttcatgaaCCAATACTAATTTAATACTTCAGGTCTTTAGGTCCACATTTCAGGTGCACAGGTGATTGCACACAGTCTTTACTCTGAAAAGGATATGGGAAGGTTGGGTAGGATGCTAGACCAGAAATGCACATAACGCATTCTCATCTTCTGTCCAACATAGTCCTTGTTCATCTTAGAGTTGATCTCCAGGAACTGGTGTCCAGTGCTGGTGAATCTAGGCCAGGTCACGGGCACCTTCTCTCCTTTGTTAGGGTCCCTGTGGACATAACCAGAGAAAAGGGCATATGAATTGAGGCAGTTTTAGTTTTCTATTCCAATGTTTGATTCCGGTTGGTTTTATTTCTGTGATTCTCTTATGTTTATACCCAGTTTTGGCAAAGTTGGTCCAGTAGGCGATCATGTAGCCAGAGACGTCACGGTGGCGAGGCCAGTACCCCAGTGGTGTGGAGAAAGGCTTTCCGAACACGTACTGCAGGTCATCAGCGTGGTCGGCTCCCATCCAGCTGGGGTAGGGCCTACCAATGCCCCCCATACGGTTGGGCTGAGAGAAGAGGTACGAGTAGGTACGGCCAGTTCTTTGGTAAGACAAGGAGAGAAAAGGGATGACTACACCAAACAGAGCTAAATAAAGATGGAGTgtgataaaaataataattattaattattattattattattattattattaagtgaaTTCATTAATTGATACACAAAAAGCCATTTAAAGTAATTAacttaaattgtatttaaattATGCAATCAAATATATGTAATACAATTATCATTCCATTTTGCCATATTATGCCATTTAATaattagaaaaataaagttaaactgCTGAATAAAATGATTTTTTAGGCCTATATAACAAAATTGTTTCTAATTCTATTAATTAATGTATCAAACTGTCACACTTCCATAACTTTTGGCTTCTGCTttacagtttgatttaaattcATCCACACTTAAGAAGCTAATGTGacacactaaaaaaaaacataaggaaatAAAGGAACTCATTTTGTGAAAAACGCAAAAGGTGATCAAACGTTTTCCATTTGATGAATTACTTCCAAGCAAGTTTAAAGCATCTTTATATAAATGTTCCTAGGGTACTACGGTTGACCCCCTTGAGGTAAAGAAAAGTTACGTCCTGTTTTTATCCCGCACCTTCTAAAAGCAAAGTGTGGTACAAAAGGGCAAATAAACTGACAGCAACATCTGTACAGAAAGATCTTATTCTCACGTGGCGTTGGCAGCATGAAGGTAGAGGGCAGCCTGAGTAGGAACCAGGAAGATGTAGTCTGTTCCAATCTCCACAACGGTTTTCTTGATGGTCTCCTTGCTGGGGTTTGAGCCCCAGGTGGAGGTGTATGTGGAGTAAGCGTTGTCCAAACCAGCCTTGCCCTTCTCCTTAGTGTAAGAAGCCAGGAGCCTCTTCACATCGTCACTGCAATCAGGAAGTTTTGAAAATGAGGTCTGATAAAACGCCATACCAACGCACTTCTAACAAAAGTAGAGTGTTGCTCTTGGTAGATCCATTCACAATTGCCCTTTTCTTTTCAAGTTACGCTGTGATCAAATGGCTTAAACTCACATAGGGGTGTCCACCAGGGGGGAGTTGATTGAAGGAACATCTAAACCAGTAAACAGATGTCCGTCCATGTTGTTGACTCCAGCGATGTAGTCGATGGCAGCAGTATTGTGGAACAGTTTGGAAGGCTCATCCGGCAGGAAGTCCCCATCAATCACAGGAGACAGGAACAGGTTCCATACAAGTGGGtctgacagagacagacacaaccAGACACTTACTATGTACAGTACTAACTATGTCTCTTTTAGAACTGGCATTTTAATTTCCCATATGCTGTATCTGCTATTGGTCTGAAAAGAACAAGCTAGAGGAATTTAGCCTTGCGTGGCACTTGTGCACCAACGGTGATTTGGTAATTTAttctttatataaatatataaatctaAACTCTTAATATGAAAGGAATGGAAGTGCCAATCAATCAAAATTGCTAGTTTAGTTAAAACACATCAGTGCCATCAAAATCCACTACAGTATGGGGAGCATTTAAACTGATGTGCACTGCATAATTTAAACGCATGTTGATGGTCAGTCAGCCATTGGGTGTAGTCTTTGCAGTTGGTTCAAGCACAAATTTTAGAAGACATTTTTAGGCAGTGTGAGGTCACTTTCTGTTTGACCAGCCAAATGTCCATCCAAATatagatacatttttaaattaatatcgaaaatctgcaaaagaaaatgctaaCTAATATGTGTTTCTATCCACTACTGTTTTGTGAACATAACGAGTTGAAGACATTGAGGTAAATATAATCTAATAAATATATCCTGTAGTAGCACAATTCCTCCAGTGGGGTGCCATTAAACCATTGCAGAAGAAGGGGGCGTAACAAGATGATTTTCCTGACATGACATTCCTCTGGTAGAAAGCACCACAATgtctaaaatgaaaatgtaaacgTGGTTATGTGGCGTGCGGTCCTTACGATCAGGTGAGCTGGACAGACTGAGAGAGCCCGCCAACGTAAGGAGAGCAGGATCAGTCATCTTCAAACAGGCAGCCATGTTTTGATCTGTGGGGCAGTTGACCTTTAGAGCAACCTGGGGAGGGAGTTCAAATCATTGTTAATTGTTTGCCAGCCCTGGGATTATATACACCTTTAAATTAACTATtccaaaaaaatgttaaaagttCCATAGAAGAAATAAAACTGCTGTGTACCTCCTCAGCGAACCTGCGTGGGTTCTTATTAACAGCCCATGGGCAAAGAGCAACACCGCTCTGGGAGATGGCTCTCTTGAACAGCCCTTTGTTGTGGGGAGTGAGAGTCTGTGGGcagataatatatatttttttatatataaatgaagTTAGATTCATATTGACAAGTTGTGAATTTCTTTTACCttttatagtgtatatatatcatCAATTTATCATTTCACACAATGAGTTAGACACCTAGAAAAAAGCTTCTCACCTGGAAGCTGACACTAGCTCCGCCGGCAGACTCTCCAAAGATGGTGATGTTGTCAGGGTCTCCTCCAAACGAGCGGATGTTCCTGTTCACCCAGGCGATGGCGGCATGCTGGTCCCAAAGGCCGTAGTTTCCTGACGCGGATCAAACATTTCACTCAATCACGGCtgaaattattaatttattggAACAATTTATAATAATGGCAGGCAGGCCAACATTGTCTAGGTTGAATTTTGTCACTGTGCTGGCACCTACCGGGTAAGTCAGAGTCTCCAGTGCTCAGGAAGCCCATAGTGCCCACACGGTATCCCAGTGTCACCACAATAACATTCCCTCTGTCTGCAATCTCCTGCCCGCTGTACAGATAGTTGTCCAGGAAGTTAGCACCCATCGAGCCCCCAGCCAGGAAGCCTCCCCCATAGATCCAGACCATGACCGGCAGACCAGTGGACACTACAAGACAGAGACAAGGAGAGCCAGTTGTAGAGTGTAGATCTGATATGGATGAATCACTGTAGGCTTCTCTCAGTCTTTACCTTTGCTGCCGTGAGGAACCCAGATGTTAAGGTAAAGACAGTCCTCACTTCCTCTGGTGTCAGTCATCAACATGTTCACCTGAATGCATCTCGGCCTGTACTCAGTGGCCTTCAAAATACCTGATTAGAGACACACACGGTGTAACAGCAGAGTAGGACTTGGGCAATGATGTATGTTTTCATGACACATTATAAAAACCTTTTCAATTCAATACTTCAATTAGTTAAAAGATAAGGGGGGATAAGTTAAATCAGACTACTCACCGTCCCAGCCAGGGTGACGCTTTGGTTTCTCAAATCTTCCAGGGATGGCAGCAAAGGGAATCCCCTTGAAGACGTCCATGCGACGGAAAAGGCCAATACGAATGTTCTTACCCTCCACCATACCTCCCTCTGTGTACACCACCCCGAGCTACAGGAAATCAAGCACAAAGAAAATGCAAGAAGATTGACTTGAAATGGTAGTAAGGTGAGATTTGCATTCTCAGTTTCCTTTTGGCATGTTTGGggaaacattttcaaatgtcatGCAACACTGTAGCAATTTAAAGAATGCTTTGTTGCAAATAAAATGGTTAGAAAATGTATGTGACACAGACAAGACTTTTGATCAAATGCAATACAACATACCCATCAGTGATTGACGGCTCAATCATATTTTCTTAATTAAGAATAGAAGCTTAATTTATGGAagtatttcacttttttaaatacTGAATGGAGAATATTAACACATGGTTCTTTGGATATACTAAAATAACATTTGTGACACTTACAGAGGCCGCAGAGACCGTCTCCAGAAACACTGCAACAGCTACCAAAATCCCCAGCTTCACCATCATGACCACACTGTGACAATCGGGTTGATTGTCAACCAGACTTTTATACAGGAGACCCCTCCCCTAAACAACATCTGACCAGTGTTCAGTCAGTGGGCCCGCTTTTTCCACTATTACATAACACATCATTTTTAAACCACCTTGTGTCAACAGCACTTTCCTCAATACTTCACATGGATGACCTCAAACAACTTCATCAAAATAACACGTGGTGATCAAACAGAAATGTAGGTGGATTTTTCTGGCTTGTAAACATGGGAGATAAGTTTTCAGTGGACATTGGGAGTAGGAAAAGTGCAGATTTCAGTAATCCCTTCTTTCTCTCAAACACATTGTTGGCGTTTATGTGGTTGTATTTCCTTATGACACATGAAGAACTATCTTTACCCCCTCCACCCCACAAGAAACTGCCAACATGCAAACTGACTAAAGAAGTGAAGTTGTGTGAggatgtgtgtggatgtgtgtgaggATGGCCATTGCCATGGCCTTGGGCCAGACACTAAACCCTGAATTGCTCCTGATGCTGTGCCtcggtgtgtgaatgtttatctgatgaacAGGTGGCGCCTTGTATAGCAGCTTCAACCAccagtgagtgaatgtgtgtgaattgttgtctgtactatgtaaaagtgctttgattAGTCATTAAGACCAGAAAATCACGATATAGTAAATGCAGCcctaagcactatataaatgcagtcctatacattacatttaaatagTGATGGCAAATAAAAGGGTGAAAGGGGGCATCCTTGTCTTGGGCTTTGATATTACAACAAAAATGAAAGTTTCCTCTCAACCTAGGCCAAGAAGTAGGTTAGAATCTGGGCCACACATTTTGagttaacatttaaatatgaaatCAGTCTATAGCTGTCACAAAAGAGAGGAACCTTGTACAATTGTAATATAAGGGAAATTATGTGATCACCGATGCTTTCTTTTGGCTTTAAGATCGTTTTGAGATATCTAGCGGGGGACTTTGAGAAAATTGCTGGggcaaaaaaaaaccttcacaGACATGCCTTGGCCTTCATGGAAAAGGTTTTTTGTGACTGATGTTTGAGATTTGATCTTTCGTTCTGTCCAACTGGACTCAAAGTTACACTGCTGGAGCAATCCAAAAGTAAATCCTTGCTTCATGTAAGACCCTTTTCCTAACATTGCAAAGCTGGACTGTAAATACCTTCTTCAGAGATTACAATGAGGAGTTTTAGTAAATGAAAGTGGACATGAGCATTGCTCCAAAATCTATTTTACTATGGCCAGTGAGGGTATATCAATCTAGCCGATAACCTACACACCAGCATCTTCATGGCTGTCCAAAAGCACCTGTATAGAAATGTGGACATATTACCATAGTTATATGTGTATAGGCTACATACAATATGTTCAGCCAGGGGCCACCAACAACCAATA contains:
- the LOC114571097 gene encoding bile salt-activated lipase is translated as MMVKLGILVAVAVFLETVSAASLGVVYTEGGMVEGKNIRIGLFRRMDVFKGIPFAAIPGRFEKPKRHPGWDGILKATEYRPRCIQVNMLMTDTRGSEDCLYLNIWVPHGSKVSTGLPVMVWIYGGGFLAGGSMGANFLDNYLYSGQEIADRGNVIVVTLGYRVGTMGFLSTGDSDLPGNYGLWDQHAAIAWVNRNIRSFGGDPDNITIFGESAGGASVSFQTLTPHNKGLFKRAISQSGVALCPWAVNKNPRRFAEEVALKVNCPTDQNMAACLKMTDPALLTLAGSLSLSSSPDHPLVWNLFLSPVIDGDFLPDEPSKLFHNTAAIDYIAGVNNMDGHLFTGLDVPSINSPLVDTPIDDVKRLLASYTKEKGKAGLDNAYSTYTSTWGSNPSKETIKKTVVEIGTDYIFLVPTQAALYLHAANATTGRTYSYLFSQPNRMGGIGRPYPSWMGADHADDLQYVFGKPFSTPLGYWPRHRDVSGYMIAYWTNFAKTGDPNKGEKVPVTWPRFTSTGHQFLEINSKMNKDYVGQKMRMRYVHFWSSILPNLPISFSE